In Nocardia sputorum, a single genomic region encodes these proteins:
- a CDS encoding DUF4185 domain-containing protein: MPTAQAAPFPWAPPPVNTCGEVGFDPLNREPDPAQPPPPPLPPQIDIPVPIPELTPVPVPDPPQDNTRIVPDPLPENPCDNPCPDIRDYPEHPGTDPAPSPTPETGTDEGTGSSGSASGSGSGSASGSGSGSGSGSGAPVKLPRVEFKPEIEPIPVPVPGGPSEEPQPAPPPVVHPAEPGPLTAPVAAPAVESVRLVGQVTGHGSENRTDMRWQVDGTDLGLMWETAPGEVAVVFGDTFGKGWGVGGAGNDDQDWRSNVIGFSTDHDLSDGLTLDTFAQDSRCHAAEILGSRKIKNWETTTIPTSGFAVGDRQYLSYMSVNRWSRIPGLWWTNYGGIAYSDDLGRTWRKDQHAKWENLFGLGKFQVAAMVPQGGYVYMFGTPNGRIGTIALARVPQQQILNKSAYQYWVGGTWAPAAENQATPLVLGMASELSVRYDRSTGQWQMVYLDSARGAIVLRTAASPQGAWTEAIPLVSTADYPKSYGGFIHPWSTGEDLYFMLSAWDTYNVYLMHARLMPSATQGQPARTNRTG, translated from the coding sequence ATGCCGACCGCGCAAGCCGCGCCGTTCCCGTGGGCGCCGCCGCCGGTGAACACCTGCGGCGAAGTCGGATTCGACCCGCTCAACCGCGAACCCGATCCGGCGCAGCCGCCACCGCCTCCGTTGCCCCCGCAGATCGACATCCCCGTCCCGATCCCGGAACTCACTCCCGTTCCGGTGCCCGACCCGCCGCAGGACAACACACGGATCGTTCCCGATCCGCTGCCGGAGAATCCGTGCGACAACCCATGCCCGGATATCAGGGACTATCCCGAGCACCCCGGAACCGATCCGGCTCCCAGCCCGACGCCCGAGACCGGCACCGATGAGGGGACCGGTTCCTCCGGCTCGGCCTCGGGCTCCGGTTCGGGCAGCGCTTCCGGGTCCGGGTCCGGCAGCGGCTCGGGTTCCGGTGCGCCCGTCAAACTTCCGCGCGTCGAGTTCAAACCGGAGATCGAGCCGATTCCGGTCCCCGTGCCCGGCGGTCCCAGCGAGGAGCCGCAACCCGCCCCACCGCCGGTGGTGCATCCGGCCGAACCGGGACCGCTCACGGCTCCGGTGGCCGCGCCCGCGGTGGAGTCGGTTCGGCTGGTCGGGCAGGTGACCGGGCACGGCTCGGAGAACCGGACCGACATGCGCTGGCAGGTCGACGGCACCGATCTCGGGTTGATGTGGGAGACGGCGCCCGGTGAGGTCGCCGTCGTCTTCGGCGACACTTTCGGCAAAGGCTGGGGCGTCGGCGGCGCGGGTAACGACGACCAGGACTGGCGCAGCAACGTCATCGGTTTCAGCACCGACCACGACCTGTCCGACGGCCTGACGCTGGACACCTTCGCCCAGGACAGTCGCTGCCACGCCGCGGAGATCCTGGGTAGCCGCAAGATCAAGAACTGGGAGACCACCACCATCCCGACCTCCGGGTTCGCCGTCGGCGACCGGCAGTACCTCAGCTACATGTCGGTGAACAGGTGGAGCCGCATCCCGGGCCTGTGGTGGACCAATTACGGCGGCATCGCCTACTCCGACGACCTCGGGCGTACCTGGCGCAAAGACCAGCACGCCAAGTGGGAGAACCTGTTCGGTCTGGGCAAGTTCCAGGTCGCGGCGATGGTGCCGCAGGGCGGGTACGTCTACATGTTCGGCACACCCAACGGACGCATCGGCACGATCGCACTGGCCCGCGTGCCCCAGCAGCAGATCCTCAACAAGTCCGCCTACCAATATTGGGTGGGCGGCACCTGGGCGCCCGCCGCCGAGAACCAGGCCACCCCGTTGGTGCTCGGCATGGCCAGTGAGCTCTCGGTGCGCTACGACCGGTCGACCGGACAGTGGCAGATGGTGTACCTGGATTCGGCGCGGGGCGCGATCGTGCTGCGTACCGCGGCGAGTCCGCAGGGCGCGTGGACGGAAGCGATCCCGCTGGTGTCCACCGCCGACTACCCGAAGTCCTACGGCGGGTTCATCCATCCGTGGTCGACCGGCGAAGATCTGTACTTCATGCTCTCGGCATGGGACACCTACAACGTGTACCTCATGCACGCCCGGCTGATGCCGAGCGCGACCCAGGGTCAGCCCGCGCGCACGAACCGCACCGGCTGA
- a CDS encoding biotin-dependent carboxyltransferase family protein, with translation MIVVEKVGPLATIQDLGRPGWFDSGVGVAGAADRGSLRLANRLVGNPEGHAAVEVLLGGFALHAEEHVMLAVTGAPAPVTVDGRPVGHASVLELEPGQELRLGYASVGLRSYVAVRGGISVPETLGSRSRDTMSGLGPEPLAKGDRLPVGPSPHTIPVVDVAPVAELPADVVTVRAVPGPRDDWFTDAAALFEGEWEISADTDRVGARLARRTGPPLVRKVTRELPTEGMALGSIQVPPSGQPVVFLADHPVTGGYPVVAVVVDADVDAIAQTRPGQPVRFVRAG, from the coding sequence ATGATCGTCGTGGAGAAGGTGGGACCACTCGCCACCATCCAGGATCTCGGACGGCCAGGATGGTTCGATTCCGGTGTCGGCGTCGCGGGAGCGGCCGACCGCGGGTCGTTGCGGCTGGCCAATCGCCTGGTCGGCAACCCGGAAGGGCATGCGGCCGTCGAAGTGCTGCTCGGAGGCTTCGCGCTGCACGCGGAGGAGCACGTCATGCTGGCGGTCACCGGCGCGCCGGCACCCGTGACCGTGGACGGCAGACCGGTGGGTCACGCCAGCGTGCTGGAACTCGAACCCGGGCAGGAACTCCGGCTCGGCTACGCCTCCGTCGGACTGCGCAGTTACGTCGCGGTGCGCGGCGGCATCTCCGTTCCGGAGACGCTCGGCTCCCGGAGCCGCGACACCATGTCGGGCCTGGGGCCGGAGCCTTTGGCGAAGGGCGATCGCCTCCCGGTCGGGCCTTCTCCGCACACGATCCCGGTCGTGGACGTCGCCCCGGTCGCGGAGCTGCCCGCCGATGTCGTCACCGTGCGTGCTGTGCCCGGTCCGCGCGACGACTGGTTCACCGACGCCGCGGCCCTGTTCGAGGGCGAGTGGGAGATCTCCGCCGACACCGACCGGGTGGGCGCCCGATTGGCCCGCCGCACCGGACCGCCATTGGTCCGCAAGGTCACTCGCGAACTGCCGACGGAAGGCATGGCACTCGGCTCGATCCAGGTGCCGCCGAGCGGACAGCCGGTCGTGTTCCTCGCCGATCACCCGGTCACGGGCGGCTATCCGGTAGTCGCGGTGGTGGTCGACGCCGACGTCGACGCGATCGCGCAGACCCGGCCCGGTCAGCCGGTGCGGTTCGTGCGCGCGGGCTGA
- a CDS encoding 5-oxoprolinase subunit B family protein yields the protein MRTKDAVTHAQRQAAEEAIRAAGDRALLITPQRRDMVAELVAALRDRPVPGVQDLLPAAETVLLTLDAPGAAEAVRRALTTLLVDLHAERPVSRGTLPDSAFHGEPVSIPVRYDGADLDEVARMLEVTPAEVIAAHTGTVWRCAFVGFAPGFGYLESPDGRLSVPRRAQARTSIPAGAVALAGGYSAVYPRSTPGGWQLIGSTDLEMWDVERDPPALIRAGAAVRFIDAGDGR from the coding sequence ATGCGGACAAAAGACGCGGTGACGCACGCGCAGCGGCAAGCGGCCGAGGAGGCGATCCGCGCGGCGGGCGATCGGGCGCTGTTGATCACTCCGCAGCGACGGGACATGGTCGCGGAACTCGTGGCGGCGCTACGGGATCGTCCGGTACCCGGCGTGCAGGACCTGCTGCCCGCCGCGGAAACGGTACTCCTGACGCTCGATGCTCCCGGCGCGGCGGAAGCGGTCCGCCGGGCGCTGACGACGCTGCTGGTCGACCTGCACGCCGAACGGCCTGTTTCCCGTGGAACATTGCCCGACAGCGCCTTCCACGGCGAACCGGTGTCGATTCCGGTGCGCTACGACGGCGCCGACCTCGACGAGGTGGCTCGGATGCTGGAGGTCACGCCCGCGGAGGTGATCGCCGCGCACACCGGCACGGTGTGGCGGTGTGCTTTCGTCGGATTCGCGCCGGGCTTCGGCTACCTGGAATCGCCCGACGGCCGGTTGTCGGTGCCCCGGAGAGCCCAGGCCCGCACGTCGATTCCGGCGGGTGCGGTCGCGCTCGCCGGTGGATACAGCGCCGTGTACCCACGCAGCACACCCGGTGGATGGCAGCTGATCGGCAGCACCGACCTCGAGATGTGGGATGTCGAGCGCGACCCGCCCGCGCTGATCCGCGCGGGCGCCGCGGTGCGATTCATCGATGCGGGAGACGGCCGATGA
- a CDS encoding LamB/YcsF family protein: MALDLNSDLGEGFGPWTMGDDAAMLDIVTSANIACGFHAGDPAIMRRTCALAVAKGVRIGAHVGYRDLAGFGRREIAVAPGELRDEVLYQIGGLDAFAKAAGDRVRYVKPHGALYHSAARDRSLADAVLAAIAEYDPRLALLGPAGTELESAAQATGVRFVGEGFADRAYTLDGSLAPRGTPGAVLAPEEAVAQAISIAKSGAARTADGSGEVAVRAASICVHGDSPAAVQMARHIRTALDEVGVPVEPFG; this comes from the coding sequence ATGGCGCTGGATCTGAACAGTGACCTCGGCGAGGGATTCGGGCCGTGGACGATGGGTGACGACGCCGCCATGCTCGACATCGTCACCAGTGCGAACATCGCCTGCGGCTTCCACGCGGGCGACCCGGCGATCATGCGCAGGACCTGCGCGCTCGCGGTGGCGAAGGGCGTGCGGATCGGCGCCCACGTCGGGTATCGCGATCTGGCCGGTTTCGGTAGGCGGGAGATCGCTGTGGCGCCCGGCGAACTGCGCGACGAGGTGCTGTATCAGATCGGCGGCCTGGACGCTTTCGCGAAAGCCGCCGGGGATCGGGTGCGCTACGTGAAACCACATGGCGCGCTGTACCACTCGGCCGCGCGCGATAGGAGCCTGGCCGACGCGGTATTGGCCGCGATCGCCGAGTACGACCCGCGGCTGGCCCTGCTCGGCCCGGCCGGCACCGAGCTGGAGTCGGCGGCGCAGGCCACCGGAGTGCGCTTCGTCGGGGAAGGCTTCGCCGACCGTGCCTACACTCTGGACGGGTCGCTGGCTCCGCGCGGCACGCCAGGGGCGGTATTGGCGCCGGAGGAGGCGGTCGCCCAGGCGATTTCGATCGCCAAGTCCGGGGCCGCGCGGACGGCGGACGGCTCCGGTGAGGTCGCCGTGCGTGCGGCGAGCATCTGTGTGCACGGTGATTCACCGGCGGCGGTGCAGATGGCCCGGCACATCCGCACCGCGCTGGACGAAGTCGGCGTGCCGGTGGAGCCGTTCGGCTGA
- a CDS encoding CCA tRNA nucleotidyltransferase — protein sequence MVSPKSQDAALDRRTRLLAAAAVTLGGLADVLTPLGEMFAARGHELYLVGGSVRDAVLGRLGTDLDFTTDARPEAVQDILRGWADHLWDTGGLAFGTVSAAKDGQQLEITTFRADSYDRVSRNPQVTFGDSLDEDLVRRDFTVNAMAVKIGADGALEFIDPLDGMTALLDGVLDTPAAPEDSFNDDPLRMLRAARFVSQLGFEPHPRVRAAITAMADQIDRITAERVRVELDKLIGGAHPIDGINVMCETGLAQRVLPEVPAMKLEIDEHHQHKDVYWHSLTVLEQAIDQEDGDPDLVLRWAALLHDIGKPDTKRNEPGGGVSFHHHEVVGAKMVRKRMRALKYPKQFTEDVARLVFLHLRFHGYGKGQWTDSAVRRYVTDAADLLPRLHKLVRADCTTRNKRRAAALRATYDELEARIERLREQEDLAKVRPDLDGNAIMELLGLSPGPDVGRAWRHLKELRLDHGPLSRDEAEAALLEWWKTQS from the coding sequence GTGGTTTCGCCGAAGTCTCAGGACGCTGCGCTGGATAGACGTACCCGACTGCTGGCCGCCGCGGCGGTGACGCTCGGGGGGCTGGCCGATGTGCTGACGCCGCTCGGCGAGATGTTCGCGGCGCGGGGGCACGAGCTGTACCTGGTCGGCGGGAGCGTGCGGGACGCGGTGCTCGGCCGGTTGGGGACCGATCTGGATTTCACCACCGACGCGCGGCCGGAGGCGGTGCAGGACATCCTGCGCGGGTGGGCCGACCATCTGTGGGACACCGGCGGTCTGGCGTTCGGCACGGTCAGCGCGGCCAAGGACGGGCAGCAGCTGGAGATCACCACCTTCCGCGCGGATAGCTACGACCGGGTGTCCCGCAACCCCCAGGTGACCTTCGGCGACTCGCTCGACGAAGACCTGGTGCGGCGCGACTTCACCGTGAACGCGATGGCCGTGAAGATCGGCGCGGACGGCGCGCTCGAGTTCATCGATCCGCTCGACGGCATGACCGCCCTGCTCGACGGCGTGCTGGACACGCCTGCCGCGCCGGAGGATTCGTTCAACGACGATCCGCTGCGCATGCTGCGCGCCGCGCGGTTCGTCTCCCAGTTGGGGTTCGAGCCGCATCCGCGGGTGCGGGCCGCGATCACCGCGATGGCCGACCAGATCGACCGCATCACCGCCGAGCGGGTGCGGGTGGAACTCGACAAGCTCATCGGGGGCGCGCACCCGATCGACGGCATCAACGTCATGTGCGAGACCGGGCTGGCGCAGCGGGTGCTGCCCGAGGTGCCCGCGATGAAACTGGAGATCGACGAGCACCACCAGCACAAGGACGTCTACTGGCATTCGCTCACCGTGCTCGAGCAGGCGATCGACCAGGAGGACGGCGACCCCGACCTGGTACTGCGCTGGGCCGCGCTGCTACACGACATCGGCAAGCCCGACACCAAGCGCAACGAGCCGGGCGGCGGCGTCAGCTTCCACCACCACGAGGTGGTCGGCGCGAAGATGGTGCGCAAACGGATGCGGGCGCTGAAGTACCCGAAGCAGTTCACCGAGGACGTCGCCCGGCTGGTGTTCCTGCACCTTCGCTTCCACGGTTACGGCAAAGGCCAGTGGACCGACTCCGCGGTCCGCCGTTACGTCACCGATGCCGCCGACCTGCTTCCCCGCCTGCACAAACTCGTCCGCGCCGACTGCACCACCCGCAACAAGCGCCGGGCCGCCGCGTTGCGCGCCACCTACGACGAGCTCGAGGCACGGATCGAACGGTTGCGTGAGCAGGAAGACCTCGCCAAGGTCCGCCCGGATCTGGACGGCAACGCGATCATGGAACTGCTCGGTCTGTCTCCGGGACCCGACGTGGGGCGGGCGTGGCGCCACCTGAAGGAGCTGCGTCTCGACCACGGCCCGCTCAGCCGGGACGAGGCCGAGGCCGCGCTACTGGAATGGTGGAAGACGCAGAGCTGA
- a CDS encoding NUDIX hydrolase, whose amino-acid sequence MSPADRANSRRRQPRRRGSATNAAKPRMRTVRETSAGGLVVDGLDGPAESRSAALIGRTDRRGRLLWSLPKGHIEEGETAEQTAIREVAEETGINGVVVAELGSIDYWFVTDGRRVHKTVHHYLLRSVGGELSDADVEVTQVAWVPLSELDSRLAYADERRLAEMANKLIDRMETGKR is encoded by the coding sequence GTGTCTCCGGCCGATCGTGCGAACAGTCGACGCCGCCAGCCTCGGCGCCGCGGTTCGGCCACCAATGCCGCGAAGCCGCGGATGCGCACGGTGCGGGAGACCTCGGCGGGTGGGCTGGTGGTCGACGGCTTGGACGGCCCTGCGGAATCGCGTAGCGCGGCGCTCATCGGGCGCACCGATCGCCGCGGCCGGTTACTGTGGTCGCTGCCCAAAGGACATATCGAAGAAGGTGAGACCGCCGAGCAGACCGCGATCCGCGAGGTCGCCGAGGAGACCGGCATCAACGGTGTCGTGGTCGCCGAACTCGGCAGCATCGATTACTGGTTCGTGACCGATGGTCGGCGGGTACACAAAACGGTGCATCATTATCTGCTGCGTTCGGTCGGTGGCGAACTGTCCGACGCCGACGTGGAAGTGACCCAGGTCGCCTGGGTTCCGTTGAGTGAACTGGATTCTCGGCTGGCCTACGCAGATGAGCGGCGGCTGGCGGAGATGGCGAACAAGCTGATCGACCGGATGGAGACCGGCAAGCGATGA
- a CDS encoding DUF6049 family protein, with translation MTRGLFRIFVAVLTILGPVTTLPLLDSASAVAQPAGSGTSTNPKFLKLSLDSVTPTTVTTSSDSQLTVAGTVTNIGDRVVDDVSIRVQRAAAITAPAGLRATLRLDEVNYDVNGEFEDIAQRLNPGQRKQFTLSIPLRSESGATSLRITEPGVYPLLLNVNGEPAYGTQARLDDARFLLPVLGVPPAPGDEAPPVPAPTDAPVATTLLWPLADRPRQVGGHPGSVDGKVELTDDELAASLGKGGRLDQLLAALEGTLNPGAGRGNADLASAVCLAVDPDLLLTVRAMTKGYRVLASPSDPDGATRAGAGAEQAQTWLDRLRALAGSMCTVALPFAQVDLTALAAVNDPALSARAINEPAEIIDSILSTRSVRGVSLPDSGSIDHGAGVLLRSHGFGTAVLASTAAVAQGSADWAQSSSASGQATTGANEVASTADPAIPEVVRLPEITASQPTAPAPAPPVTGNPAPPVASAPTPAADPALHAVTFDIWSATALAAVGSNPPTPPFTPSRVRYDVTNDSRAARLQDALGAISWSALHPETNRSRSLLLAPPQQWGANRDEATALLRQVDQLLRGNLATARPFHDLVALPPDPQPYELDYLPQAAQDAVPDRFLPPVRDQSRRITEMMRALVDVPEAEPTPHDFLTPLRDDLLRVLSLSDRRAGDAAPPDTFAQRRLDQNTRTMDKLYRSVTVLPPGGVYTLASEQSPLLLVARNDLPVAIRVRFRIEAPAETQITDPGEQQLPANGSRSFQIPTEVSDSRNLVIPISLTTPEGVALGNPTQVSVRSNAYGKALAIITGCAALLLLLLAGRRLWRRFRGQPDPADEGFDPGTRRRVNRYRRARLRVLRAQEQEREQQQLQETR, from the coding sequence ATGACGCGTGGACTGTTCCGGATCTTCGTGGCGGTCCTGACCATCCTCGGCCCGGTGACGACGCTGCCACTGCTCGATTCCGCGTCGGCCGTTGCGCAACCCGCTGGATCCGGCACTTCGACGAATCCCAAATTCTTGAAGTTGTCCCTCGATTCGGTGACGCCGACCACAGTGACCACCAGCAGCGACTCCCAGCTCACGGTGGCGGGGACGGTCACCAACATCGGCGATCGTGTGGTGGACGACGTCAGCATCCGCGTCCAGCGGGCGGCGGCGATCACCGCGCCGGCCGGATTGCGCGCCACGTTGCGCCTCGACGAGGTCAATTACGACGTGAACGGCGAGTTCGAGGACATCGCGCAGCGGCTCAATCCGGGCCAGCGCAAACAGTTCACGCTGAGCATCCCGTTGCGCTCGGAAAGCGGCGCCACGTCGTTGCGCATCACCGAACCCGGCGTCTACCCGCTGCTGCTGAACGTGAACGGCGAACCGGCTTACGGCACGCAGGCCCGGCTCGACGACGCCAGGTTCCTGCTCCCGGTGCTCGGCGTACCGCCCGCCCCTGGCGACGAGGCTCCGCCGGTGCCCGCGCCCACCGACGCACCGGTGGCGACGACGTTGCTGTGGCCGCTGGCCGACCGGCCGCGGCAGGTCGGTGGTCATCCGGGCAGCGTGGACGGCAAGGTGGAACTCACTGACGACGAATTGGCCGCTTCGCTCGGCAAGGGCGGCCGTCTGGATCAACTGCTGGCCGCGCTGGAGGGGACGTTGAACCCGGGCGCGGGCCGCGGCAACGCCGATCTGGCCTCGGCCGTGTGCCTGGCCGTCGACCCCGACCTGCTGCTCACCGTGCGCGCGATGACCAAGGGTTACCGGGTGCTGGCCAGCCCGTCCGATCCCGACGGGGCGACCAGGGCGGGCGCAGGCGCCGAGCAGGCGCAGACCTGGCTGGACCGGTTGCGCGCGCTGGCCGGCTCGATGTGCACCGTCGCGCTGCCGTTCGCGCAGGTCGACCTCACCGCGCTGGCCGCGGTCAACGACCCGGCGCTGTCGGCGCGTGCGATCAACGAACCGGCCGAGATCATCGACTCGATCCTCTCCACCCGGTCGGTGCGCGGGGTCAGCCTGCCGGATTCGGGCAGTATCGACCACGGCGCGGGCGTCCTGTTGCGCAGTCACGGTTTCGGCACCGCCGTGCTCGCCTCGACGGCGGCCGTTGCGCAGGGCAGCGCGGATTGGGCACAGTCCAGTAGTGCGAGCGGCCAGGCCACGACCGGCGCGAACGAGGTCGCCTCCACCGCGGACCCGGCGATCCCGGAAGTGGTGCGGCTGCCCGAGATCACCGCGAGTCAGCCGACCGCACCGGCACCCGCACCACCGGTCACGGGGAATCCGGCGCCGCCCGTCGCGAGTGCGCCCACCCCTGCCGCCGACCCCGCCCTGCATGCGGTGACGTTCGACATCTGGTCGGCGACGGCGCTCGCCGCAGTGGGCTCGAATCCGCCCACCCCGCCGTTCACCCCGTCCCGCGTGCGCTACGACGTCACCAACGACTCGCGCGCGGCACGGTTGCAGGACGCTCTCGGGGCCATCTCCTGGAGCGCGCTGCACCCGGAGACGAACCGGTCGCGGTCGCTGTTGCTCGCCCCTCCGCAGCAGTGGGGTGCGAACCGGGACGAGGCCACCGCCCTGCTGCGCCAAGTCGACCAGCTGTTGCGCGGCAACCTCGCCACCGCGCGTCCGTTTCATGATCTGGTGGCGCTGCCGCCGGACCCCCAGCCCTACGAGCTGGACTATCTGCCGCAGGCGGCGCAGGACGCGGTGCCGGACCGGTTCCTGCCGCCCGTGCGCGACCAGAGCCGTCGGATCACCGAGATGATGCGCGCCCTGGTGGACGTGCCCGAGGCCGAACCGACGCCGCACGATTTCCTGACACCGCTGCGCGACGACCTGCTGCGCGTGCTCAGCCTCTCGGATCGGCGCGCAGGCGACGCCGCGCCGCCGGATACGTTCGCCCAGCGGCGGCTGGACCAGAACACGCGCACGATGGACAAGCTCTATCGCTCGGTTACCGTGCTTCCGCCGGGCGGTGTGTACACGCTCGCGTCCGAGCAGAGCCCCCTGCTGCTGGTCGCCCGCAACGATCTGCCGGTGGCGATCCGGGTCAGATTCCGGATCGAGGCGCCGGCCGAGACGCAGATCACCGATCCCGGCGAGCAGCAGCTCCCGGCGAACGGGTCGCGGTCCTTCCAGATCCCGACGGAGGTCAGCGACAGCCGGAATCTGGTCATCCCGATCTCCCTCACCACACCGGAGGGCGTCGCGCTCGGCAATCCCACCCAGGTCTCGGTGCGTTCGAATGCCTACGGCAAGGCGTTGGCGATAATTACGGGATGCGCCGCACTCCTGCTGCTCCTGCTTGCCGGTCGCCGTTTGTGGCGCCGGTTCCGCGGGCAGCCCGATCCGGCCGACGAGGGCTTCGATCCGGGAACCAGGCGGCGGGTGAACCGATACCGGCGTGCGCGCCTGCGCGTGCTGCGCGCCCAGGAACAAGAGCGCGAGCAGCAGCAGCTGCAGGAGACGCGGTGA